The Aquiluna sp. KACHI24 genome contains a region encoding:
- a CDS encoding sterol carrier family protein, giving the protein MAKKQIPAGVGIAAIENRDLPTATRYLLQEIEKRHPGGSVELRVPPFGAIQCIEGMDHRRGTPPNVVELSPELFLDLCLGISSWEDAISSGSISASGAKALEVASVFPLSLSVS; this is encoded by the coding sequence ATGGCAAAAAAGCAGATCCCCGCAGGTGTTGGCATCGCTGCGATTGAAAATCGCGATCTGCCAACAGCCACTCGGTATCTGCTTCAGGAAATTGAAAAACGCCACCCGGGTGGGAGCGTTGAGCTCAGAGTCCCACCCTTTGGTGCAATTCAGTGCATCGAGGGAATGGATCACCGCAGGGGGACCCCACCCAACGTGGTTGAGCTCTCGCCCGAGCTATTCCTTGACCTCTGTCTCGGAATTAGTTCTTGGGAAGATGCAATCTCTTCGGGGTCGATTAGTGCGAGCGGTGCCAAGGCTCTTGAGGTGGCAAGTGTTTTTCCGCTCAGTCTTAGTGTGAGTTAA
- the purD gene encoding phosphoribosylamine--glycine ligase, translating into MKILVVGGGAREHAIVKALIRTGTPAENIICAPGNELIAKEVTTHPEIVATDKLAVATLALQHRIDLAVIGPEAPLVAGVSDALREQGIAVFGPSQQAAMLEGSKNFAKEVMAAADVPTGMARECSSLEQVEDALDQFGAPYVVKADGLAAGKGVIVTSDKQAALDHAAKFIEDGVLVEEFLDGQEVSLFFLSDGKSVMPLSPAQDYKRAYDNDEGPNTGGMGAYSPIPWLPEGFVEEVTERVAQPTVNEMARRGTEFVGLLYCGLILTSRGVKVIEFNARFGDPETQVVLRRLQSNLADLLMRSATGKLENGPGAEFSPRCAVTVVLASEGYPVTNAPVREVFGIESAEAMDDVEVCKASPTGRVLSVVGCGQTFQEARTLAYEGMARISLEGGFYRHDIGLKVS; encoded by the coding sequence ATGAAGATCTTGGTGGTTGGTGGCGGAGCCAGAGAGCACGCGATTGTAAAAGCTTTGATTCGCACGGGAACCCCCGCCGAAAACATCATTTGTGCGCCTGGTAATGAACTGATCGCAAAAGAGGTGACAACCCACCCCGAGATAGTGGCAACCGACAAGCTCGCGGTTGCGACCCTCGCTCTCCAACACAGAATTGATCTAGCGGTCATCGGACCGGAGGCTCCGCTAGTTGCAGGCGTCTCCGACGCACTTCGCGAGCAGGGCATCGCAGTTTTTGGCCCAAGCCAACAGGCAGCCATGCTCGAGGGCAGCAAAAACTTTGCCAAAGAGGTTATGGCGGCAGCAGATGTGCCAACCGGCATGGCACGTGAGTGCTCCAGCCTGGAGCAGGTAGAGGATGCCCTCGATCAGTTTGGTGCTCCATATGTAGTCAAAGCAGATGGACTAGCTGCCGGCAAGGGTGTGATCGTCACCTCCGACAAACAAGCTGCCTTGGACCACGCCGCCAAGTTCATCGAAGATGGCGTTTTAGTAGAGGAGTTCCTTGATGGCCAAGAGGTCTCGCTGTTTTTCCTAAGCGATGGCAAAAGCGTCATGCCGCTCTCCCCAGCTCAGGATTACAAGCGTGCCTATGACAATGACGAGGGTCCGAACACCGGAGGCATGGGTGCCTACTCACCAATCCCCTGGCTGCCCGAGGGCTTCGTCGAAGAAGTGACCGAGCGCGTTGCCCAGCCAACCGTGAACGAAATGGCAAGACGCGGAACCGAGTTTGTTGGCCTTTTGTACTGCGGCCTGATCCTGACTTCTCGCGGCGTGAAGGTGATTGAGTTCAACGCTCGCTTTGGAGATCCCGAGACCCAGGTCGTGCTTCGAAGACTGCAGTCCAACCTCGCCGATCTCTTGATGCGCAGCGCAACCGGCAAGCTTGAGAATGGTCCCGGTGCTGAGTTCTCCCCTCGCTGTGCGGTAACAGTGGTCCTCGCATCAGAGGGTTACCCAGTTACGAACGCCCCGGTAAGAGAGGTGTTCGGCATCGAATCCGCTGAGGCCATGGATGATGTTGAGGTTTGCAAGGCAAGCCCAACCGGTCGCGTGCTGTCGGTAGTTGGCTGCGGGCAAACTTTCCAAGAAGCCAGAACCCTTGCCTATGAGGGGATGGCCCGAATTTCCCTGGAGGGCGGTTTCTACCGCCATGACATCGGGCTCAAGGTGAGCTAG
- a CDS encoding phosphoribosylaminoimidazolesuccinocarboxamide synthase yields MELQGFRHIYSGKVRELYEPTDPNFSHLVLIVASDRVSAFDHVLEPEIPGKGENLTAMTNFWFDRLDVPNHRSGELEVPEAVAGRAMIAKRLEMYPVECVVRGYLSGSGWKEYQQFGTVCGIELPQGLGFGDKLPHPIFTPAFKAEQGEHDENITFEQTIELVGRKIAEELRDLSIGIFIKASQLAAKAGLILADTKFEFGNDPRTNLMTLGDEVLTPDSSRYWDRELWDQGVRDQSFDKQIVRNWLAQNWDQTGAPPTLPEEVVTLTAQKYSELRNKLITI; encoded by the coding sequence GTGGAGCTGCAGGGTTTTCGCCACATTTACTCCGGCAAGGTTCGCGAGTTATACGAACCGACCGACCCAAACTTTTCACACCTAGTCCTAATCGTCGCCTCGGATCGAGTCAGCGCTTTTGACCACGTGTTGGAGCCAGAGATTCCCGGCAAGGGCGAGAACCTGACCGCCATGACCAACTTTTGGTTTGACCGTCTTGATGTCCCAAACCACCGTTCGGGTGAGTTGGAGGTGCCGGAGGCGGTGGCTGGTCGCGCCATGATTGCCAAGCGACTGGAGATGTATCCCGTTGAGTGTGTGGTCCGGGGTTACCTGTCAGGCTCAGGCTGGAAGGAGTACCAGCAGTTTGGCACGGTGTGCGGAATCGAACTTCCGCAAGGTCTCGGCTTTGGTGACAAGCTCCCGCATCCGATCTTCACACCTGCATTCAAGGCCGAACAGGGTGAGCACGATGAGAACATCACCTTTGAACAAACCATTGAACTGGTTGGCAGGAAGATTGCCGAAGAACTTCGCGATTTGAGCATCGGCATTTTCATCAAGGCTTCGCAACTGGCCGCCAAGGCGGGTCTGATCTTGGCCGATACCAAATTCGAATTTGGCAACGACCCACGAACCAACTTGATGACTTTGGGTGATGAAGTGCTGACCCCCGACTCATCAAGGTATTGGGATCGCGAGCTTTGGGATCAGGGCGTTAGGGACCAGAGCTTTGACAAGCAAATTGTCAGAAACTGGCTCGCTCAAAACTGGGATCAAACCGGTGCACCACCGACCCTGCCCGAAGAGGTTGTGACCCTAACGGCACAAAAATACTCGGAGCTGAGAAACAAACTAATCACGATTTAG
- the gcvT gene encoding glycine cleavage system aminomethyltransferase GcvT, with amino-acid sequence MRTTALYQKHLELGAAFTDFGGWNMPVRYGSDLDEHHAVRNSAGLFDISHMAQISVLDDAANFLDYAVVSKVSSLKDGKAKYTMICNEQGGIIDDLIVYRIAERDYLVIANASNREAVFAQLSNLAKDFDVELQDHSLDSALLALQGPKATEILSELVDIDPTPLKYYSIASANLAGVPVLLARTGYTGEDGFEISMQKEHAEKVWDLILETGGDRIKPCGLAARDTLRLEAGMPLYGHELDLETKPQDAGLGRVIAQDKDDFVGKAALISHHPAKLLHALVGEGRRAARQDYEIFYPGTQNPIGKVTSGALSPTLGYPVAMAYLDVAEQLEVGTKLEADVRGTRVSYGVVAMPFYKREGK; translated from the coding sequence GTGAGGACAACGGCGCTTTACCAAAAACACCTTGAGCTAGGGGCAGCTTTCACTGACTTTGGTGGCTGGAACATGCCCGTGCGCTATGGCTCAGACCTCGACGAACATCACGCCGTGAGAAACTCTGCCGGGCTTTTTGACATCAGCCACATGGCTCAGATCAGCGTCTTGGATGACGCCGCAAATTTCTTGGACTACGCGGTCGTTTCAAAGGTTTCATCGCTCAAAGATGGCAAAGCCAAATACACGATGATCTGCAATGAGCAGGGCGGCATCATCGATGACCTCATCGTCTACCGCATTGCGGAGCGTGACTACCTGGTTATTGCAAATGCCTCGAACCGTGAGGCTGTATTCGCTCAGCTCTCAAACCTTGCCAAAGACTTTGATGTTGAACTCCAAGATCACTCGCTCGACTCAGCCCTGCTGGCTCTTCAGGGTCCGAAGGCCACTGAGATTTTGAGTGAGCTAGTGGATATCGACCCGACCCCCTTGAAGTACTACTCGATTGCATCGGCAAACCTAGCCGGCGTCCCAGTCCTCCTAGCTCGCACCGGCTACACCGGTGAAGATGGTTTTGAAATTTCCATGCAGAAGGAGCATGCCGAAAAGGTGTGGGATTTGATTCTCGAGACTGGCGGCGATCGAATCAAACCTTGTGGCCTAGCAGCCAGAGACACTCTTCGCCTCGAGGCCGGCATGCCACTTTACGGACACGAACTTGATCTTGAGACCAAGCCCCAGGATGCGGGACTGGGTCGAGTGATCGCTCAGGACAAAGACGACTTTGTGGGTAAAGCCGCACTTATTTCTCACCACCCAGCAAAGCTCCTTCATGCACTTGTGGGTGAGGGGCGCAGAGCTGCGCGCCAAGATTATGAAATCTTTTACCCGGGTACCCAGAACCCGATTGGCAAAGTGACCTCGGGAGCGCTGAGTCCGACCCTTGGGTATCCGGTAGCGATGGCCTATTTAGATGTGGCAGAGCAACTAGAAGTGGGCACCAAGCTAGAGGCAGATGTTCGTGGCACGAGAGTGAGCTACGGGGTGGTAGCGATGCCGTTTTACAAGCGAGAGGGAAAGTAA
- the gcvH gene encoding glycine cleavage system protein GcvH, producing MSNPENLKYTKEHEWVLIDGDVATVGITRYAADALGEIVYVDLPKVGSNTSYMKICGEIESTKSVGELYAPMDGEVVEANSALANSPETINDDPYGAGWLVKIKFSSLPELLTASEYNALIGE from the coding sequence ATGTCGAACCCAGAAAACCTCAAGTACACCAAGGAGCACGAGTGGGTGCTGATTGATGGCGATGTTGCCACCGTTGGCATCACCCGCTACGCCGCTGATGCCCTGGGGGAGATTGTGTACGTCGACCTACCAAAGGTCGGTTCAAACACCAGCTACATGAAAATCTGCGGCGAGATCGAATCCACTAAGTCTGTTGGTGAACTCTATGCACCAATGGATGGTGAGGTCGTCGAGGCAAACTCAGCCTTGGCCAACTCTCCTGAGACCATCAACGATGACCCTTATGGCGCTGGTTGGCTTGTGAAGATCAAGTTCAGTTCACTGCCAGAGCTACTAACCGCATCCGAATACAACGCACTAATTGGGGAGTAA
- the gcvP gene encoding aminomethyl-transferring glycine dehydrogenase, which translates to MLEKHHNFQYRHVGPTLDQQKEMLDFVGASSLTDLMAKALPEAIQYQGGSTLPEPISEDEALARLHEIAAKNRITQSFIGQGYFGTRTPGVIKRNVLENPSWYTAYTPYQPEISQGRLEALINFQTVVTDLTGMKTANASMLDESTAVVEAMMVAKRSADSQSNTFFADNDLYPQTKQLLEHRAEPLGITVRYFDPANLSELDEECFGAVVQYPGGSGRIVDMTNLFAKVHEFGGLAIATADLMALTLLKPPGEMGADVVCGTTQRFGVPMGFGGPHAGYLAVREKLERTMPGRLVGVSVDAEGAPAYRLTLQTREQHIRREKATSNICTAQVLLAVMAGMYAVYHGPQNLKAIASEIHAKTTALATVLKESGFTLQHENYFDTIRVINTDAQKYFSEARKHNLTMFKVDSSTLGISVDESTTWQHLADLAASFGARAPKPSDAKLKLVNLRTSGYLEHPVFNSYHSETAMLRYLKKLADFDYALDRGMIPLGSCTMKLNSVTEMEAVTWPEFANLHPFAPAEDTQGYLELINELTSWLSDITGYEAVSLQPNAGSQGELAGLLAIRGYHRSRGDFGRNVCLIPSSAHGTNAASAVLAGMEVVVVACDDNGNVDVDDLKTKIAETADKLSALMITYPSTHGVYEEAVVEICDLVHAAGGQVYIDGANTNAVVGFAKFGEFGGDVSHLNLHKTFCIPHGGGGPGVGPVVARTHLAKFLPGHSMAQQELTGYGPVSAAPFGSPSILPISWAYIQMMGSEGLRVATSVAVLSANYVAKKLSDAFPLLYTGKHGLVAHEAIIDIRPLQRDAGIGNDDIAKRLVDYGFHAPTMSFPVAGTLMIEPTESEPKEELDRFIDAMLAIRAEAAKVESGEWPREDNPLVNAPHTANHLVSEWNHPYSREEAVFPTDSQRKSKYWPPVRRIDGAFGDRNLTCTCPPIESFAKG; encoded by the coding sequence GTGCTAGAGAAGCACCACAACTTTCAGTATCGCCACGTAGGTCCAACCCTTGACCAGCAGAAGGAAATGCTGGACTTTGTGGGTGCTTCTTCGCTAACTGACCTAATGGCCAAGGCATTGCCCGAGGCAATCCAGTACCAAGGTGGATCAACCCTCCCAGAGCCAATCTCAGAGGATGAAGCGCTCGCCAGATTGCACGAAATTGCAGCCAAAAACCGAATCACTCAAAGCTTTATTGGGCAGGGCTATTTCGGCACCAGAACTCCCGGCGTGATCAAGCGCAACGTACTAGAAAACCCGAGCTGGTACACCGCCTACACCCCATACCAACCAGAGATCAGCCAGGGTCGACTCGAGGCCCTGATTAACTTCCAAACCGTGGTCACGGACCTCACCGGTATGAAGACGGCGAACGCTTCGATGCTGGATGAGTCAACTGCGGTTGTCGAAGCCATGATGGTTGCAAAGCGCAGTGCTGACTCGCAGTCAAACACCTTCTTTGCAGACAACGATCTCTACCCACAGACCAAACAGCTGCTCGAGCATAGAGCCGAGCCGCTCGGTATCACCGTGCGCTACTTCGACCCAGCGAACCTCAGTGAGCTCGACGAGGAATGTTTCGGTGCAGTAGTTCAGTACCCAGGCGGCTCGGGCCGAATCGTGGACATGACCAACCTGTTTGCAAAGGTTCACGAATTCGGTGGGCTAGCGATTGCAACTGCAGATCTAATGGCACTCACACTGCTGAAGCCACCGGGCGAGATGGGGGCAGACGTAGTCTGCGGAACCACTCAACGCTTCGGTGTCCCAATGGGCTTTGGTGGCCCACACGCTGGTTACCTCGCTGTAAGAGAAAAGCTTGAGCGCACCATGCCGGGAAGACTGGTTGGTGTATCTGTAGATGCCGAGGGTGCACCTGCCTATCGACTGACTCTGCAGACCCGAGAGCAGCACATTCGCCGCGAGAAGGCCACCAGCAACATCTGCACCGCACAGGTTTTGCTAGCGGTGATGGCGGGCATGTATGCCGTGTATCACGGACCTCAAAACCTGAAGGCGATTGCCTCTGAGATCCACGCCAAGACCACTGCTTTGGCTACCGTGCTAAAGGAGAGCGGTTTCACACTCCAGCACGAGAACTATTTCGACACCATTCGAGTGATCAACACCGATGCACAGAAGTATTTCTCGGAGGCGAGAAAGCACAACCTAACCATGTTCAAGGTGGACTCCTCCACACTTGGCATCTCGGTTGACGAGAGCACCACCTGGCAACACCTTGCAGACTTAGCTGCATCATTCGGGGCAAGGGCTCCAAAGCCAAGTGATGCCAAGCTGAAACTTGTCAACTTGCGCACCAGCGGTTACCTAGAGCACCCGGTCTTCAACAGCTACCACTCTGAGACTGCGATGCTTCGCTACCTCAAAAAGCTCGCTGACTTCGACTATGCGCTGGACCGCGGCATGATCCCGTTGGGCTCCTGCACCATGAAGCTCAACTCGGTGACCGAGATGGAGGCAGTAACCTGGCCGGAGTTTGCGAACCTTCACCCCTTTGCACCTGCCGAGGACACCCAGGGTTACCTCGAACTAATCAATGAGCTAACCAGTTGGCTATCCGACATCACCGGATATGAGGCAGTATCACTGCAGCCAAACGCCGGTTCGCAGGGTGAGCTTGCTGGTCTACTGGCTATTCGCGGCTACCACCGCTCGCGTGGTGACTTTGGTCGCAATGTTTGCCTAATTCCATCTTCAGCCCACGGCACCAATGCCGCGAGCGCCGTGCTCGCGGGCATGGAGGTTGTGGTTGTGGCTTGCGATGACAACGGCAACGTTGATGTAGATGACCTGAAGACAAAGATCGCTGAAACAGCGGACAAGCTTTCCGCCCTGATGATTACCTACCCATCAACCCACGGTGTCTATGAAGAAGCAGTGGTTGAGATCTGCGACCTGGTTCACGCAGCTGGAGGTCAGGTCTATATCGATGGCGCAAACACCAACGCGGTGGTCGGCTTTGCAAAGTTTGGTGAGTTCGGTGGCGATGTCTCGCACCTAAACCTGCACAAGACCTTCTGTATCCCTCACGGTGGTGGTGGGCCTGGTGTTGGTCCAGTAGTTGCTCGCACCCATCTAGCCAAGTTCCTACCTGGCCACTCGATGGCCCAGCAGGAGTTGACCGGCTATGGACCTGTTTCAGCGGCCCCATTTGGATCACCAAGCATCCTGCCGATTTCTTGGGCCTACATCCAGATGATGGGATCAGAGGGTCTGAGAGTTGCAACTTCGGTTGCAGTGCTAAGCGCAAACTACGTAGCGAAGAAGCTCTCCGATGCTTTCCCGCTCCTCTACACCGGCAAGCACGGCTTGGTAGCTCACGAGGCAATCATCGACATTCGTCCACTGCAGCGCGATGCCGGAATCGGTAATGACGACATCGCAAAGCGCTTAGTTGACTACGGCTTCCATGCTCCAACCATGAGCTTCCCAGTTGCGGGAACACTGATGATCGAGCCAACCGAATCGGAGCCAAAGGAAGAACTGGATCGCTTCATCGACGCAATGCTCGCAATCCGAGCAGAGGCGGCGAAGGTTGAAAGCGGAGAGTGGCCAAGGGAAGACAACCCGTTAGTCAACGCCCCCCACACCGCGAACCACCTGGTGTCTGAGTGGAACCACCCATACTCTCGTGAAGAGGCAGTTTTCCCGACTGACTCTCAACGGAAGAGCAAGTACTGGCCACCGGTGAGAAGAATCGATGGGGCATTTGGTGATCGCAACCTCACCTGCACCTGCCCTCCGATTGAGAGTTTTGCAAAAGGTTAG
- the hutH gene encoding histidine ammonia-lyase translates to MKVVISTSGMSFGDVIAIARHNAQIEISAESLDAMARTRAHIERLAVSESPVYGISTGFGALAQRHIPIDSRVQLQKSLIRSHAAGMGDPVEREVVRALMALRLKTMCSGQTGVRPEVAQTYAAILNAGITPRVLEYGSLGCSGDLAPLAHCAMVLMGEGRAFGPDGVERPVAELLAKAGITPVELREKEGLALINGTDGMLGMLILALADLDVLLDQADIIAAMSVEGQMGTDQVFRSALHEDLRPHPGQATSARNMFEALRGSEIVASHRHGDGVVQDAYSLRCAPQVSGAVRDTMAHARLVAERELASVIDNPVVLSDGEVTSNGNFHGAPVAYVLDFLAIAATDLGSISERRTDRFLDVSRNRGLPHFLANDAGVDSGLMIAQYTQAALVSENKRLSVPASVDSIPSSAMQEDHVSMGWHAARKLRKVVDNLRRILAVELIAAARAVELRAPLKPAPVTGELISILRERVPGMGPDRDLGEELVQAYELLLAK, encoded by the coding sequence GTGAAGGTCGTAATCTCCACCTCTGGAATGAGCTTTGGCGATGTAATCGCTATTGCTCGTCACAATGCTCAGATTGAAATCTCAGCAGAGTCGCTCGATGCGATGGCTCGCACCCGAGCACACATCGAGCGCCTGGCTGTTTCGGAATCACCGGTCTACGGCATCTCCACTGGTTTTGGAGCGCTTGCCCAGCGCCATATTCCTATCGACTCACGTGTCCAGTTGCAAAAGTCTTTGATTCGCTCCCATGCCGCTGGCATGGGTGATCCAGTTGAGCGCGAAGTGGTTCGCGCTCTCATGGCGCTTCGTCTGAAGACCATGTGCTCGGGTCAGACAGGTGTTCGTCCCGAGGTTGCCCAGACCTATGCCGCCATCTTGAATGCCGGCATTACGCCGAGAGTTTTGGAGTATGGATCCCTTGGTTGCTCGGGTGACCTAGCTCCTCTAGCTCACTGCGCAATGGTGCTGATGGGAGAGGGTCGAGCATTCGGTCCAGACGGGGTTGAGCGACCAGTTGCCGAGTTGTTGGCAAAGGCTGGCATCACGCCAGTTGAGCTGCGTGAAAAAGAAGGCCTGGCGCTTATCAATGGCACCGATGGCATGCTCGGGATGTTGATTCTTGCCCTAGCTGATCTGGATGTTTTACTCGATCAGGCCGACATCATTGCTGCAATGAGCGTTGAAGGTCAGATGGGTACCGACCAGGTATTCCGCTCTGCTTTGCATGAGGACCTTCGTCCTCACCCAGGTCAGGCCACCTCAGCAAGAAACATGTTTGAAGCACTTCGTGGCAGTGAGATTGTTGCCTCTCACCGCCATGGCGACGGAGTTGTTCAGGATGCCTACTCGCTTCGTTGCGCACCTCAGGTATCGGGTGCTGTGCGCGACACCATGGCTCACGCTCGCCTGGTTGCTGAGCGCGAACTCGCCTCAGTGATCGATAACCCGGTGGTTCTTTCAGATGGTGAGGTCACCTCGAACGGTAACTTCCATGGAGCTCCCGTCGCCTATGTTCTTGACTTCTTGGCGATCGCTGCAACTGACCTAGGTTCAATCTCAGAGCGCAGAACCGACCGATTCTTAGATGTTTCTAGAAACCGTGGATTGCCCCACTTCTTGGCAAATGATGCTGGGGTCGACTCAGGTTTGATGATCGCCCAATACACCCAGGCAGCGCTGGTTTCAGAGAACAAGAGATTGTCTGTCCCAGCAAGCGTTGATTCGATTCCGTCATCTGCGATGCAGGAGGATCACGTCTCAATGGGTTGGCATGCAGCTCGCAAGCTGCGCAAAGTTGTAGACAACCTGAGACGAATCCTTGCGGTTGAGCTCATTGCTGCGGCGAGGGCCGTTGAGCTTCGCGCCCCACTTAAGCCAGCGCCCGTCACCGGGGAGTTGATCTCGATACTCCGCGAGCGAGTGCCTGGGATGGGACCAGATAGAGACTTGGGTGAAGAGCTGGTTCAGGCGTATGAGCTGTTGCTCGCGAAGTAA
- the hutI gene encoding imidazolonepropionase — MKVLFTDIASLVSPVERFGELEILENACFLVEDGFVTFIGTERVPADETVSLSGQTVIPGFVDSHAHPVFAGDRAQEFAHRMMGESYGAGGINYTVGLTRAASDEELRSNLERIVGEFLASGITHFEAKSGYGLDVDTEARLLRIVSEYTTDVTFLGAHVVPRGEDREAYLASVCGEMLDRALPYSKWVDVFVDRGAFSVEEARRVLIAAVGKGLKPRLHANQLENIGAIDLALEFDCASVDHCTHLSDADIEKLAHSNTVITLLPGAEFSTRSPYPDAKKLVEAGITVAIATDCNPGSSYTTSMPFCIAVAVREMGLSPDQALWAATLGGAKALRNNLGTLQVGSKADFAVLDAPSHIHLAYRPGVQLVSQTYVSGRKVFERN; from the coding sequence ATGAAAGTCCTTTTCACCGATATCGCTTCGCTGGTTTCACCAGTGGAGCGATTTGGTGAACTCGAGATTCTTGAGAACGCCTGCTTCTTAGTTGAAGACGGCTTTGTCACCTTCATCGGAACCGAACGAGTACCAGCAGATGAAACAGTCTCGCTCTCAGGTCAGACCGTAATCCCAGGGTTTGTTGACTCCCACGCTCATCCAGTTTTTGCAGGTGACAGAGCTCAAGAGTTTGCCCACCGAATGATGGGCGAAAGCTATGGTGCAGGTGGCATCAACTACACAGTTGGTCTCACTCGGGCAGCAAGCGACGAGGAACTGCGCTCCAATCTCGAACGTATTGTGGGTGAGTTTCTAGCATCTGGAATAACTCACTTTGAGGCCAAGTCTGGCTATGGGTTGGATGTCGATACTGAAGCGAGACTGCTTCGAATCGTCTCCGAATACACAACCGATGTCACCTTCCTCGGAGCTCACGTTGTCCCACGCGGAGAAGATCGCGAGGCGTATCTCGCATCGGTTTGCGGCGAGATGCTGGATCGAGCACTTCCCTATTCCAAGTGGGTTGATGTCTTCGTGGACCGAGGAGCATTCTCAGTCGAGGAAGCCCGCCGGGTTCTGATTGCCGCTGTGGGTAAGGGCCTAAAACCAAGATTGCATGCCAACCAACTAGAAAACATCGGAGCAATTGATCTTGCTCTCGAGTTTGATTGCGCATCCGTTGATCACTGCACGCATCTAAGCGATGCCGACATTGAAAAACTTGCACACTCAAACACAGTCATCACGCTTTTGCCTGGAGCAGAGTTCTCAACTAGAAGTCCATACCCAGATGCCAAGAAGTTGGTTGAAGCCGGTATCACTGTTGCCATCGCTACTGATTGCAACCCAGGGTCCAGCTACACAACCTCAATGCCATTTTGTATTGCAGTTGCGGTTCGCGAGATGGGTCTTAGTCCAGACCAAGCGCTCTGGGCTGCAACGCTCGGTGGTGCAAAAGCGCTTCGCAATAACCTCGGCACCTTGCAGGTCGGATCAAAGGCAGACTTCGCGGTGCTGGATGCACCAAGTCACATTCACCTCGCATACCGCCCGGGGGTTCAGTTGGTCTCACAGACCTATGTCTCGGGCCGCAAAGTCTTCGAAAGGAACTAA